In a single window of the Pyrococcus sp. NA2 genome:
- a CDS encoding glycosyltransferase family 2 protein translates to MNWQGWRLKVDLFLLLLVFAWDSYFFFRYILGLLKGYKTREWQPTVSVIIPAYNEEENIESSVRSVLSQDYPVKEVIVVDDGSSDGTYERARRINDPRLRVIRIEHSGKTKALNEGIKASSGEIIVTTDADSVMEKNAVRRLIERFYSDDVVAVGGQVRVMIESPLTLVQDVEHLRIAMYRRGKDLDDLSLAPGPISAFRRDALERIGGIQESPVEDYATTKAIKRVGRVVYAPKAKVYTRMPMTLTDLWRQRKRWFLGDLRHLNLREAIILALSDFIALLDVALPVAFLLTGKFSLLFLFLGFEYLTMLVPFLVEGGRLIELLLFPFILWFLALFYLSVHLYGYVKLLKQKI, encoded by the coding sequence ATGAACTGGCAGGGATGGAGGTTGAAGGTTGACCTTTTTCTTCTCTTATTGGTTTTTGCTTGGGACTCCTACTTCTTCTTTAGGTACATCCTTGGCCTTTTAAAGGGGTACAAAACTAGGGAATGGCAACCAACCGTTAGCGTAATAATTCCCGCCTACAACGAAGAGGAGAACATTGAGAGCTCGGTTAGATCCGTCTTATCCCAGGATTATCCAGTCAAGGAAGTTATAGTTGTCGATGATGGTAGTTCAGATGGCACATACGAGAGGGCTAGGAGAATAAATGATCCCAGGCTTAGGGTTATCAGGATAGAACATTCGGGGAAGACAAAGGCCCTGAACGAGGGTATAAAGGCTTCATCTGGGGAAATCATTGTGACCACGGACGCGGATTCAGTCATGGAGAAGAATGCAGTCAGGAGATTAATCGAGAGATTCTACTCAGATGATGTAGTGGCCGTTGGAGGTCAAGTTAGGGTAATGATAGAATCACCCTTGACCCTAGTTCAAGACGTAGAACACCTTAGGATAGCCATGTACAGGAGGGGAAAGGATCTTGATGATCTAAGCCTAGCTCCAGGTCCAATTTCTGCCTTTCGAAGGGATGCTCTCGAAAGGATAGGAGGGATCCAGGAAAGTCCAGTTGAAGATTATGCAACCACTAAGGCAATCAAGAGGGTTGGAAGGGTTGTCTATGCTCCTAAGGCCAAAGTCTATACTAGGATGCCAATGACCTTAACCGATCTATGGAGGCAGAGAAAGAGATGGTTCCTTGGAGACTTGAGGCATCTAAACCTTAGAGAGGCCATCATCTTAGCCCTGAGTGATTTCATTGCATTGCTAGATGTTGCACTTCCTGTGGCTTTTCTCCTCACTGGGAAATTTTCCCTACTCTTCTTATTCCTAGGCTTTGAGTACCTTACGATGCTTGTTCCCTTCCTGGTTGAGGGAGGGAGATTGATAGAGTTGCTCCTCTTCCCCTTCATTTTATGGTTCCTAGCTCTATTCTACCTCTCGGTGCATCTCTACGGTTACGTGAAACTTTTAAAGCAGAAAATTTAA
- the gor gene encoding glyceraldehyde-3-phosphate:ferredoxin oxidoreductase produces MRFSVLKLNVEGKEVIVEDVDIKDAYGIIDYGIHVHTKLKTYEVDPYDPRNVLIFGKGPFSGSSLPGSHRLVFFYRSPLYGTLFPSTMGGAGYQFQYVGVDFVEIHGKAENPMVIIMKNDGKNLSVDFYEISIDKLIDIWKGYKGEEGVYALTQFLLDSLSKTFEGMEFRIAVVGPASLNTNYGAVFSQALRNGKRVVGSEDWAARGGTGSVLLRAHNVVGVVFGGKRRKREFPEEDIGDPKIARKIVEGVHKKPYNDVVTQATTKYRFNPKLNTGGTFGGNYPAEGELVPILNWQMPYIPKEDRIRIHELIMEHYWKVFNEESIKPKNWTTCGEPCPAVCKKHRKGHHVEYEPYEANGPLIGSIHLYASDLSVHAVDSMGFDAIEFGGTAAWVLELVYRGLLKPEEVGISDKPKFDREDLMRDPKGTSEHNAKLVSELARSLAFAKTEVARIIGLGKRKASRILDEKFRDRLKYGESFKDYAVYTPLGEDGEINPTMYWAIGNYIPLPIQGRYWTFYAFGTFLEPEELASKIVSSALWEFWYDNIGWCRFHRKWVKDVLRVLFMEAYGLSVDMEEHAKKQIRKLIDYAKKAGYTPVFWDSMRVIDLIAAGSEEFGNENWARKFKQDKIRTAKEYLKRVLEAYSRLMGVDWNI; encoded by the coding sequence ATGCGATTTTCAGTTCTAAAACTAAACGTTGAAGGTAAGGAGGTAATTGTTGAGGACGTTGACATAAAAGATGCTTATGGAATAATCGATTACGGGATACACGTGCACACAAAGTTGAAAACCTATGAAGTCGATCCTTACGATCCAAGAAACGTCCTGATCTTTGGAAAAGGCCCATTTTCGGGATCTTCCTTGCCCGGATCTCATAGATTGGTCTTCTTCTACAGATCACCCCTCTATGGAACGCTTTTCCCCTCAACAATGGGCGGTGCTGGTTACCAATTTCAGTATGTGGGAGTTGATTTCGTCGAAATTCATGGAAAGGCTGAGAATCCCATGGTAATTATCATGAAGAACGATGGGAAAAACCTCAGTGTCGATTTCTATGAGATTAGTATCGATAAGCTAATTGATATATGGAAAGGCTACAAGGGGGAAGAGGGAGTTTACGCTCTAACGCAGTTTCTTCTTGATAGCCTCTCAAAGACATTTGAGGGAATGGAGTTCAGGATTGCAGTAGTTGGGCCTGCATCTCTAAATACAAACTATGGTGCAGTTTTCTCTCAAGCTCTAAGGAATGGAAAAAGGGTAGTTGGAAGCGAGGATTGGGCGGCCAGAGGAGGTACTGGAAGCGTTCTACTTAGAGCTCACAATGTCGTTGGGGTGGTATTTGGAGGTAAGAGGAGAAAGAGGGAATTCCCAGAGGAGGACATAGGAGACCCGAAGATAGCAAGAAAGATAGTCGAGGGGGTTCATAAGAAGCCCTATAACGATGTTGTGACACAGGCAACTACAAAGTACAGATTCAATCCAAAGCTCAACACTGGGGGGACGTTTGGAGGTAACTACCCGGCTGAGGGAGAATTGGTTCCAATTCTAAACTGGCAGATGCCCTACATACCAAAGGAGGACAGGATAAGGATTCATGAACTCATAATGGAACATTACTGGAAGGTATTCAATGAAGAATCGATAAAGCCAAAGAACTGGACCACATGTGGAGAGCCCTGTCCTGCAGTTTGTAAGAAGCATAGAAAAGGCCATCACGTTGAGTACGAACCTTACGAAGCCAATGGACCTTTAATAGGCAGTATCCATCTATACGCGAGTGACTTGAGCGTTCATGCAGTTGATTCAATGGGGTTCGATGCGATAGAGTTTGGTGGTACTGCTGCCTGGGTTCTGGAGTTAGTTTACAGAGGACTCCTTAAGCCTGAGGAAGTTGGAATCTCGGATAAGCCCAAGTTCGATAGGGAGGATTTAATGAGGGATCCTAAGGGCACAAGTGAGCATAATGCCAAACTCGTTTCCGAGTTAGCTAGATCATTGGCATTCGCCAAGACAGAAGTCGCGAGGATTATAGGCCTAGGCAAGAGGAAGGCAAGCAGGATCCTGGATGAGAAATTCAGAGATAGGCTAAAGTATGGGGAGAGCTTCAAGGATTACGCGGTTTACACGCCCTTGGGGGAGGATGGAGAGATAAACCCGACGATGTATTGGGCGATAGGAAATTACATCCCCCTCCCAATCCAGGGAAGGTACTGGACTTTCTATGCCTTTGGAACATTCCTTGAGCCAGAGGAGTTGGCGAGCAAAATAGTCTCCTCTGCCCTCTGGGAGTTCTGGTACGATAATATAGGTTGGTGTAGGTTCCACAGAAAATGGGTAAAGGACGTCCTTAGGGTTCTCTTCATGGAAGCCTATGGGCTGAGCGTTGATATGGAGGAGCATGCAAAGAAGCAGATAAGAAAGCTAATAGACTATGCTAAGAAAGCCGGTTATACTCCCGTGTTTTGGGACAGCATGAGGGTCATAGATTTGATTGCTGCTGGAAGCGAGGAGTTCGGGAATGAAAACTGGGCGAGGAAATTTAAGCAGGACAAGATTAGAACAGCTAAGGAGTACTTAAAAAGGGTTTTAGAGGCATACAGTAGATTGATGGGAGTCGACTGGAATATCTAG
- a CDS encoding TIGR02253 family HAD-type hydrolase, which yields MIRAVFFDFVGTLLSVEGEAETHLKIMEEILKGSSNVSPDELLMEYEKLTREAFSKYAGKPYKPIREIEEEIMRELSSRYNFPYPENFWDIHLKMHQRYGKLYPEVMEVLRSLRGKYHVGLITDSDTDYLMAHLEALGLKDAFDSITTSEEAGFFKPHPRIFELALNKAKVKGEEAVYVGDNPVKDCGGSKALGMTSILLDRNGEKRELWDKCDFVVSDLREVIKIVEELSH from the coding sequence ATGATTAGGGCGGTCTTCTTTGACTTCGTTGGAACTTTGCTTAGCGTTGAAGGGGAAGCCGAGACTCATTTGAAGATAATGGAGGAGATACTGAAGGGATCGTCAAACGTTAGTCCAGACGAGTTGCTTATGGAGTACGAGAAGTTAACGAGGGAAGCATTCTCAAAGTACGCTGGGAAGCCATATAAACCGATAAGGGAAATTGAGGAAGAGATAATGAGGGAGCTTTCGAGTAGGTATAACTTCCCCTACCCTGAGAACTTCTGGGATATCCACTTGAAGATGCATCAAAGGTACGGTAAGCTTTACCCTGAGGTCATGGAGGTTCTCAGGAGTTTGAGGGGTAAATACCATGTTGGCCTAATAACAGATTCAGACACAGATTATCTGATGGCCCACCTTGAGGCTCTAGGGCTAAAGGATGCCTTCGATTCAATAACGACGAGCGAGGAAGCGGGATTCTTTAAGCCTCACCCAAGGATATTTGAGCTAGCCTTAAATAAGGCAAAGGTCAAGGGGGAGGAGGCAGTTTACGTTGGAGATAACCCAGTTAAGGACTGTGGTGGTTCTAAAGCGTTGGGAATGACGTCGATATTGCTCGACAGAAATGGTGAGAAGAGGGAGCTTTGGGATAAATGTGACTTCGTTGTCAGCGATCTTAGAGAGGTAATCAAGATAGTAGAGGAGCTGAGTCACTGA
- the pgsA gene encoding archaetidylinositol phosphate synthase, with product MLSRIRPKVKEPLERIGRGIAKAGITPNQLTLLGFLITLFASYEFYLGNQIIAALILGIGAFLDALDGAVARATNRVSKFGGFLDSTLDRLSDGVIFLGIALGGLVDWRIAFLALMGSYMVSYARCRAELAGSGTLAIGIAERGERLIIIFITALLKIVQIGVYLVALLSWMTFLQRVHEAKKRLS from the coding sequence ATGTTGAGCAGGATAAGACCGAAAGTGAAGGAACCCCTCGAAAGGATCGGGAGGGGAATAGCTAAGGCCGGAATCACGCCAAATCAGCTCACCCTTCTCGGTTTCCTAATAACGTTATTTGCCTCATATGAATTTTACCTTGGCAATCAGATTATTGCAGCTCTAATCCTCGGAATTGGGGCGTTTCTAGATGCCCTTGATGGTGCGGTTGCAAGAGCAACAAACAGGGTTTCTAAATTTGGTGGGTTTCTTGATTCTACACTAGACAGGCTGAGTGATGGTGTGATATTCCTGGGTATTGCCTTAGGAGGATTGGTCGACTGGAGGATTGCTTTTCTCGCTCTAATGGGTTCATATATGGTGAGTTACGCGAGATGTAGAGCTGAGCTAGCTGGTTCTGGAACGTTGGCAATAGGGATAGCTGAGAGGGGGGAGAGGTTAATAATAATATTTATAACCGCCCTTCTTAAGATCGTCCAAATCGGTGTGTACCTAGTTGCATTACTCTCATGGATGACCTTCCTTCAAAGAGTGCATGAAGCGAAGAAGAGATTGAGCTGA
- a CDS encoding tRNA (cytidine(56)-2'-O)-methyltransferase → MIVVLRLGHRPERDKRVTTHVALTARAFGADGIIISGEEDEKVIESVEDVVRRWGGPFFIEFERNWRKVIKEFNGIKVHLTMYGLHVDDVMEELRRKLKEGKDFLIIVGAEKVPREVYDLADYNVAIGNQPHSEVAALAVFLDRLLEGEGLRKEFKGAKLKIIPQARGKKVVEVQENVEQDKTESEGTPRKDREGNS, encoded by the coding sequence ATGATAGTGGTTCTCAGGTTGGGCCACAGACCAGAGAGGGATAAGAGAGTTACGACGCACGTCGCATTAACCGCTAGGGCCTTTGGTGCAGATGGCATAATAATTTCCGGGGAGGAAGATGAGAAGGTCATTGAAAGCGTTGAAGATGTAGTCAGGAGATGGGGCGGGCCATTCTTTATAGAATTCGAGAGGAATTGGAGAAAGGTCATTAAAGAATTCAATGGAATTAAGGTGCACTTGACGATGTATGGCCTTCACGTGGATGACGTTATGGAAGAACTCAGGAGAAAACTAAAGGAGGGAAAGGACTTTCTGATCATAGTAGGTGCCGAGAAAGTTCCTAGGGAAGTTTACGATCTTGCCGACTACAATGTGGCCATAGGGAACCAGCCTCACAGTGAAGTTGCTGCTCTAGCTGTATTCTTGGACAGATTACTAGAGGGAGAAGGACTTAGAAAAGAGTTTAAAGGAGCCAAACTGAAGATAATCCCACAGGCTAGGGGGAAGAAGGTCGTGGAGGTTCAGGAGAATGTTGAGCAGGATAAGACCGAAAGTGAAGGAACCCCTCGAAAGGATCGGGAGGGGAATAGCTAA
- a CDS encoding transglutaminase domain-containing protein, which yields MKHLKILVVMLATLMLGCLIKSPASVRFEIDRTTIPPNGTFHIIVLINNTGKVGIVDAKLMIEGDEFLILQSPKLGSPLKVGDSAKLIWTVKGPSVPGTYQLKIYLDIVDELNRVWKGIRYETRIRVSSGEAREGVTLKLEAPSEVQGGEVLNVSAVIFNNLTIPIKITNAEITAENFDVLEKHVPDEVGAKSKGVIRFKLRAKPTYRKVRIYVLVDYVSLQTSGKLVGGKSILIVWRPWELSEKELKDVYGNFSEWIFYDKVVDGYWEWMYGSFSEIGNRSVFRKDINAIINSTNSDVEAARAVYNYIVTNYVIEKRRIKTLNPREIKKLSSISPEEAEILMVAYLRSLNIPARIVSVYKEPDCTYYPFVEAYLSDRWYVIDFNHMFFGTREDFIASRWYPRIYQEISTFNNELVALEPSSVGHKHKDLTKEYIKITKQALFLSLSHRLDAATFSRLNMLLTRITDENEKIFAMFLFSSGDPSEVKWILTRVNVDNLKRTIDAFYEFYKDMQWEDDFRVYWEKLINLYR from the coding sequence ATGAAACATTTAAAGATATTAGTGGTAATGCTTGCAACACTCATGTTAGGATGTCTGATAAAATCTCCGGCGAGTGTTAGGTTTGAGATAGATAGAACAACGATTCCTCCAAATGGAACGTTCCACATAATTGTTCTCATCAACAACACCGGAAAGGTTGGAATAGTGGATGCGAAGTTAATGATTGAGGGAGACGAGTTTCTCATACTTCAAAGTCCAAAGCTTGGATCGCCTTTAAAGGTTGGTGATTCTGCAAAGCTCATATGGACTGTTAAGGGTCCAAGTGTTCCTGGGACCTATCAGCTTAAGATATACTTGGACATAGTGGACGAGCTGAATAGGGTGTGGAAGGGAATAAGGTATGAGACGAGGATAAGGGTATCGAGTGGAGAGGCAAGGGAAGGAGTGACACTAAAGCTCGAAGCTCCAAGCGAAGTTCAAGGAGGGGAAGTTTTGAACGTATCTGCTGTAATCTTCAACAATCTAACGATCCCAATTAAGATAACAAACGCTGAGATAACTGCTGAGAACTTTGATGTCTTAGAAAAGCACGTTCCAGATGAGGTAGGGGCCAAGTCAAAGGGAGTAATCAGATTCAAGCTTAGGGCAAAACCAACCTATAGGAAGGTCAGAATATACGTATTGGTTGATTATGTTTCTCTTCAGACATCAGGTAAACTCGTTGGCGGTAAAAGTATCCTTATCGTGTGGAGACCGTGGGAACTCTCGGAGAAGGAATTAAAAGACGTGTATGGCAATTTTAGCGAGTGGATATTTTATGATAAGGTCGTTGATGGTTACTGGGAGTGGATGTACGGTTCCTTCTCGGAGATTGGTAATAGAAGTGTCTTTAGAAAAGATATTAATGCTATAATCAACTCAACTAATTCAGACGTTGAGGCCGCTAGAGCCGTCTACAATTACATAGTTACGAACTACGTTATAGAGAAGAGAAGGATAAAGACGTTGAACCCCAGGGAGATTAAAAAACTATCATCCATTAGCCCAGAGGAAGCAGAAATCCTAATGGTGGCATATTTGAGATCCCTAAACATCCCTGCTAGGATTGTAAGCGTCTATAAGGAGCCTGATTGCACATACTATCCATTCGTTGAGGCTTACCTCTCCGATAGATGGTACGTTATAGATTTCAACCACATGTTCTTCGGAACCAGGGAGGATTTCATTGCGAGCAGATGGTACCCAAGAATATATCAGGAGATCTCAACGTTTAACAATGAACTCGTCGCATTAGAGCCGAGTTCAGTTGGTCACAAGCATAAAGATTTAACCAAGGAGTACATCAAGATTACGAAACAGGCCCTATTCCTATCCCTGTCCCATAGATTGGATGCGGCCACGTTCTCCCGACTAAATATGCTACTCACAAGGATAACCGATGAGAATGAAAAGATATTCGCAATGTTCCTCTTTTCATCGGGAGACCCCTCTGAGGTAAAATGGATATTAACGAGGGTAAACGTAGACAATTTAAAGAGAACTATAGATGCGTTTTATGAGTTCTACAAAGACATGCAGTGGGAGGATGACTTCAGGGTGTACTGGGAGAAGTTAATTAACCTATACAGGTGA
- a CDS encoding S-adenosyl-l-methionine hydroxide adenosyltransferase family protein: MITLTTDFGLKGSYVGEMKVAMLRVNPGAKIVDVTHSITRHSILEGSFVMEQVVKYSPPGTVHVGVIDPGVGTERRAIIIEGSQWLVVPDNGLATLPMKHIEPKKAWAIDLEKIKNFTGWEISSTFHGRDVFGPAGALLDKGVPPEEFAHEIPLDSIIKLDVNPRKEGDHWVLKVIYIDDFGNVILNLEDYGRPKAVELIDFNLRIPYLSTYGEAEEGKLLALPGSHDYLEIAVNRGSAAERLNLKVGDEVRVRLIYEGW, encoded by the coding sequence ATGATAACCCTAACGACCGACTTTGGATTGAAGGGTTCTTATGTTGGAGAGATGAAGGTAGCAATGCTAAGGGTTAATCCAGGGGCTAAGATCGTGGATGTAACTCATTCAATAACGAGGCACTCAATCCTGGAAGGATCCTTTGTAATGGAGCAAGTTGTTAAGTATTCTCCCCCCGGAACAGTGCACGTTGGCGTTATAGACCCTGGGGTGGGAACCGAGAGGAGGGCAATAATAATTGAGGGTTCTCAATGGCTTGTTGTTCCCGATAACGGCCTGGCAACGCTACCAATGAAGCATATAGAGCCAAAGAAAGCCTGGGCCATAGATCTTGAGAAGATCAAGAACTTCACGGGTTGGGAGATAAGTTCCACTTTTCATGGGAGGGATGTTTTTGGTCCAGCAGGTGCTTTACTAGATAAGGGTGTACCTCCAGAGGAGTTTGCCCACGAAATACCGTTGGATAGCATAATCAAGCTCGACGTTAACCCCAGGAAGGAAGGAGATCACTGGGTTCTGAAGGTAATATACATAGATGACTTTGGCAACGTCATTCTCAACTTGGAGGATTATGGGAGGCCAAAAGCAGTGGAGCTTATTGACTTCAACTTGAGGATTCCATATCTAAGCACGTATGGTGAGGCTGAAGAGGGAAAGTTGTTGGCTCTGCCTGGGAGTCATGATTATCTCGAGATAGCCGTGAACCGTGGGAGTGCCGCTGAGAGGCTTAACCTTAAGGTTGGAGATGAAGTTAGGGTTAGACTGATCTACGAGGGGTGGTAG
- a CDS encoding nicotinamide-nucleotide adenylyltransferase, which yields MRGLFIGRFQPVHKGHIKALEFVFSQVDEVIIGIGSAQASHTLKNPFTTGERMEMLIRALDEAGFKKRYYLIPLPDINFNAIWVPYVESMVPKFEVVFTGNSLVAQLFRERGYKVVVQPMFRKDILSATEIRRRMIAGEPWEDLVPKSVAEYIKEIKGVERLRNLATNLESSEKELQAPIRVPEF from the coding sequence ATGCGTGGCCTGTTTATAGGTAGGTTTCAGCCAGTTCATAAGGGACACATAAAGGCCCTGGAATTCGTGTTTTCTCAGGTAGATGAAGTTATAATAGGAATAGGGAGTGCCCAGGCAAGCCACACCCTTAAGAATCCCTTCACGACTGGAGAAAGGATGGAGATGTTGATAAGGGCTTTAGATGAGGCCGGCTTTAAAAAGAGATACTATTTGATTCCGCTGCCCGACATAAACTTCAACGCCATATGGGTTCCCTACGTTGAGAGCATGGTTCCAAAGTTCGAGGTTGTATTCACGGGCAATTCCCTGGTTGCTCAGCTGTTTAGAGAGAGGGGTTACAAGGTTGTAGTCCAGCCAATGTTCAGGAAGGACATACTTTCGGCGACTGAGATAAGGAGAAGGATGATAGCTGGAGAACCATGGGAGGATTTGGTTCCAAAGAGCGTTGCTGAATACATAAAGGAGATAAAGGGCGTGGAAAGGTTGAGAAACTTGGCGACAAACTTAGAATCTTCAGAAAAGGAACTGCAAGCTCCAATAAGGGTTCCAGAATTTTAG
- a CDS encoding transcription elongation factor NusA translates to MDDIYKRLREMLRVEIIDLEFQEDKIIVYVPKDQVRLAVGYGGSVVKSAELVLGRKIEVRGR, encoded by the coding sequence ATGGATGACATCTACAAGAGGTTAAGGGAAATGTTGAGGGTGGAGATAATAGACCTCGAGTTCCAGGAGGACAAGATAATAGTATACGTCCCGAAGGATCAGGTCAGGTTGGCGGTTGGCTACGGTGGCTCGGTAGTCAAGTCTGCTGAGCTCGTGCTTGGGAGGAAGATTGAGGTGCGGGGGAGATGA
- a CDS encoding peptidase, with protein MIHLSLNLALNFGEGTLQAEATEVLKEKAKTFLLNKGLKVNKASTRFSQGVKELRGLETFEVNTIELEQPTDETKFVYSGKLESYESVFPYLKDSISKEYTLLRTDSLFYPIPAEPNFESLIKSVVSSKFNAEITIEGIPDELMIAFGGDIHGKKLRIEETTRLDIAIAPFEVVEEDPFRFFLLSKKGIERTVNLIMRAYEFYSSLLGRKGFTYTVIETPENYGGQAGKGYMLVSGSSLRSEIPANIYHELAHFWNPKATPEAHLSRFFDEAFANYLTALAVREIHGEDEYKRFMANLEWWYKDILKKNPEAKNLKVPEWGRKGLHLLSYTKGVFILKELHDLIGDSFYHLLARCIEKSPIDFKRFRELAEEVSGKNLRGFFEKYF; from the coding sequence TTGATACATCTAAGTCTTAACTTAGCCCTTAACTTCGGTGAGGGAACACTTCAGGCTGAGGCTACGGAAGTACTGAAGGAAAAGGCTAAAACGTTCCTCCTTAACAAGGGACTTAAAGTAAATAAAGCTTCTACCCGCTTCTCCCAGGGAGTCAAGGAACTCAGAGGTCTTGAAACTTTTGAAGTCAATACGATTGAACTTGAACAACCCACTGACGAAACCAAGTTTGTTTACTCTGGCAAGCTTGAGAGCTATGAGAGCGTTTTCCCATATCTAAAGGACTCCATAAGTAAAGAATACACTCTATTAAGAACTGATTCTCTTTTTTATCCGATCCCAGCTGAGCCGAACTTTGAGAGCCTCATTAAGTCCGTTGTTAGCTCAAAGTTTAATGCAGAGATAACGATTGAGGGCATTCCGGACGAATTAATGATAGCTTTTGGTGGAGATATTCACGGGAAAAAGCTCAGAATTGAGGAAACCACTAGGCTTGACATAGCAATTGCCCCTTTTGAAGTTGTTGAGGAGGATCCCTTCAGATTCTTTCTCCTCAGTAAGAAGGGAATTGAAAGGACAGTTAACCTCATCATGAGAGCTTATGAATTTTACTCCTCTCTCCTCGGCAGGAAAGGGTTCACTTACACCGTTATTGAAACTCCAGAAAACTACGGTGGACAGGCTGGAAAGGGCTACATGCTCGTCTCTGGAAGTTCTTTACGCTCCGAAATCCCTGCCAACATCTACCACGAGCTGGCCCATTTTTGGAATCCCAAGGCAACTCCAGAAGCTCATCTTAGCAGGTTCTTTGACGAAGCCTTCGCGAACTACCTAACAGCGTTAGCAGTTAGAGAAATCCACGGGGAGGATGAATACAAGAGATTCATGGCAAATTTGGAGTGGTGGTACAAAGATATTTTGAAGAAGAACCCCGAGGCTAAGAACCTTAAGGTTCCCGAGTGGGGACGCAAAGGCCTTCACTTGCTTTCCTACACAAAGGGCGTCTTCATCTTGAAGGAGCTTCACGATCTCATCGGAGACTCATTCTATCATCTATTAGCTAGGTGCATTGAGAAGAGCCCGATTGATTTCAAGCGCTTTAGGGAGCTTGCAGAGGAAGTTAGTGGGAAGAATCTAAGAGGATTCTTTGAGAAGTACTTTTAA
- a CDS encoding MFS transporter produces MSFRNLRDLSNYSKITLLLVTMVSLGKGIIDPIYIAFLASRALTKEQIGLLLTIYFACLSIFDLPTGAIADRWGRKRTYLLGVGVYGIGLVLYGISRGFELFVISETLLALGSAFMSGSLTAWYYSSLKKRGLTDEAKSVFGFISASRTICSILAGAITYQVASFDIAYPFFTGGILMFVAVGLGLLTMEENHDNEKRSILCVMSNALRASIQEKSIRYLLLADAVLSFALIYYVYSWQLLFTEDLKMPTKMLGILYILGVLGSLFGNFLSGFLLKKTEIFKASILSQSLIIVSFIGFAASHLYLPAFLSLFMYNVGLGVYGPLFSVWLNEIIPDDARSSVLSLNSSLASIVAAIGSSFSGFIAAGHGIRLGFLIMILPLITTITLFYLSSKTLKLDQRILMGE; encoded by the coding sequence ATGTCCTTTAGGAATCTAAGGGACCTTTCAAACTACTCCAAGATAACATTATTGCTAGTAACGATGGTCTCTCTTGGCAAAGGCATAATTGATCCTATTTACATAGCTTTCCTCGCTTCAAGAGCACTCACTAAGGAGCAAATTGGATTGCTCCTAACAATATACTTTGCCTGTCTTTCCATTTTTGATCTCCCCACTGGGGCAATTGCAGACAGATGGGGGAGAAAGAGAACTTATCTACTGGGCGTTGGAGTGTATGGGATTGGGTTGGTTCTATATGGGATCTCCAGAGGATTTGAACTCTTCGTAATCTCTGAAACCCTCCTTGCACTCGGCTCCGCATTCATGAGCGGCTCCCTAACTGCCTGGTACTACTCATCCCTCAAAAAGCGTGGATTAACGGATGAGGCCAAAAGTGTATTTGGATTTATAAGCGCAAGTAGGACAATCTGTAGCATTTTGGCTGGAGCTATTACCTACCAAGTTGCGTCCTTTGATATCGCCTATCCATTTTTCACCGGCGGGATACTCATGTTCGTCGCCGTGGGTCTTGGATTGTTGACTATGGAGGAGAATCACGATAACGAAAAGAGATCTATTTTGTGCGTAATGTCGAACGCCCTCAGAGCCTCAATCCAAGAAAAGAGCATCCGCTATCTTCTTCTTGCCGACGCTGTTCTCTCTTTCGCCCTGATATACTATGTTTATTCCTGGCAACTGCTTTTTACAGAAGATCTTAAGATGCCGACCAAGATGCTCGGAATTCTGTACATACTTGGAGTTCTAGGCTCACTCTTTGGAAATTTCCTCTCAGGCTTTTTATTAAAGAAGACAGAGATATTTAAGGCCAGTATTTTAAGTCAATCACTTATAATAGTATCATTCATTGGTTTTGCAGCTTCTCACTTATATTTACCAGCATTTCTCTCCCTCTTCATGTACAACGTGGGGCTCGGAGTGTATGGGCCCCTCTTCAGCGTCTGGCTCAATGAGATAATCCCAGATGATGCTAGGAGCTCAGTGCTATCACTTAACAGCTCACTAGCTTCAATAGTTGCAGCAATCGGAAGTAGCTTCTCAGGATTCATAGCGGCAGGTCACGGAATCAGACTTGGATTCCTAATTATGATACTACCACTAATAACTACAATTACATTGTTTTATCTTTCCTCTAAAACACTTAAGTTAGATCAGAGAATCCTGATGGGTGAATAG